The proteins below come from a single Desulfomicrobium escambiense DSM 10707 genomic window:
- the potA gene encoding spermidine/putrescine ABC transporter ATP-binding protein PotA: MNDTATQQSQAPVVRLRNVSKVYDGQHALRDVSLDVQRGEFLTILGPSGCGKTTILRLVAGFENSTSGSIAIDGRDVTGLPPERRNVNTVFQSYALFPHMNVFDNVAFGLRMKRRPADEIAREVGETLRLVQLEGFEGRMVGKLSGGQQQRVAIARAIINRPLVLLLDEPLSALDYRLRKQMQLDLKHLQRKLGITFVLVTHDQEEAFSMSDRVIVMNNGVIEQVGTPVSVYEEPRNLYVARFVGEINIIDAEVVEPGDGRARVRTGGLDVFMRTGHAFRAGEKAHILLRPEDLRVETLKDLAEDPELEDSFARGRSIVGTVEETIYKGATYDVVVRLDAGGVVTATEFFNEDDETVYFRAGDRVAVSWVEGWEVVLPYEK, encoded by the coding sequence ATGAACGATACCGCAACCCAGCAGTCACAGGCACCCGTGGTCCGGTTGCGGAACGTGAGCAAGGTCTACGACGGCCAGCACGCCCTGCGCGACGTGTCGCTGGACGTCCAGCGCGGCGAGTTCCTGACCATCCTCGGTCCCTCGGGCTGCGGCAAGACAACCATCCTGCGCCTCGTGGCCGGCTTCGAGAACTCCACCTCGGGTTCCATCGCCATCGACGGCCGCGACGTCACGGGCCTGCCCCCGGAACGGCGCAACGTCAACACCGTCTTCCAGAGCTACGCCCTCTTCCCCCACATGAACGTCTTCGACAACGTGGCCTTCGGGCTGCGCATGAAGCGGCGCCCGGCCGACGAGATCGCCCGCGAGGTGGGCGAGACTCTGCGCCTGGTGCAGCTCGAGGGTTTCGAGGGGCGGATGGTCGGCAAGCTTTCGGGCGGGCAGCAGCAGCGCGTGGCCATCGCCCGGGCCATCATCAACCGGCCCCTGGTCCTGCTGCTGGACGAACCCCTTTCGGCCCTGGACTACCGCCTGCGCAAGCAGATGCAGCTGGATCTCAAGCACCTCCAGCGCAAGCTTGGCATCACCTTCGTCCTCGTCACCCATGACCAGGAGGAGGCCTTCTCCATGTCCGACCGGGTGATCGTCATGAACAACGGCGTCATCGAGCAGGTCGGCACGCCCGTGTCCGTCTACGAGGAGCCCCGCAACCTCTATGTGGCGCGCTTCGTGGGCGAGATCAACATCATCGACGCCGAGGTGGTCGAGCCGGGCGACGGGCGGGCGCGGGTGCGCACCGGCGGGCTTGACGTGTTCATGCGCACGGGCCACGCCTTCAGGGCCGGCGAGAAGGCGCACATCCTGCTGCGCCCCGAGGACCTGCGCGTCGAGACCCTCAAGGACCTGGCCGAGGACCCGGAACTCGAGGACTCCTTCGCCCGCGGCCGTTCCATCGTCGGCACCGTGGAGGAGACCATCTACAAGGGCGCGACCTACGACGTCGTCGTGCGCCTGGACGCCGGAGGGGTGGTCACGGCCACGGAGTTCTTCAACGAGGACGACGAGACCGTCTATTTCCGCGCCGGCGACCGCGTGGCCGTGAGCTGGGTCGAGGGCTGGGAAGTGGTGCTGCCGTATGAAAAATGA
- the potB gene encoding spermidine/putrescine ABC transporter permease PotB yields the protein MKNDGFFKRAVIIGAVGWMTVFAFVPNILVFLASFCTTSTENFIEPAVTLRNYARLMDRTHLDILLGSLRLSGLVTAICLLTAYPFASILARARKPVRGTLLLLVVIPFWTNSLVRTYAMTAMLNSSGIVNNVLLSLGLIDAPLAMMYTPGAVVLGLTYTLLPFMILPLYAALERLDRRYLEAARDLGASPWRAFWRVVVPLTMPGIVSGCMLVFLPAIGMFYVSDVLGGAKAMLLGNFIRDQFLTTRDWPLGAAASVTLTALMGIMLLLYWKSAARLGREAS from the coding sequence ATGAAAAATGACGGCTTCTTCAAACGCGCCGTGATCATCGGCGCCGTGGGCTGGATGACCGTCTTCGCCTTCGTGCCCAACATCCTCGTCTTCCTGGCCAGCTTCTGCACCACATCGACCGAGAATTTCATCGAGCCGGCCGTCACCCTGCGCAACTACGCGCGCCTCATGGACCGGACCCATCTGGACATCCTGCTGGGGTCCCTCAGGCTCTCAGGGCTCGTCACGGCCATCTGCCTGCTGACGGCCTACCCCTTCGCCTCCATCCTGGCCCGCGCCAGGAAACCCGTGCGGGGCACCCTGCTCCTGCTGGTGGTCATCCCCTTCTGGACCAACTCCCTGGTGCGCACCTACGCCATGACGGCCATGCTCAACTCCAGCGGCATCGTGAACAACGTGCTGCTGTCCCTGGGCCTCATCGACGCGCCCCTGGCCATGATGTACACGCCCGGCGCCGTGGTCCTGGGCCTGACCTACACGCTGCTGCCGTTCATGATCCTGCCCCTCTACGCGGCCCTGGAGAGGCTCGACCGCCGCTACCTCGAAGCGGCCCGCGACCTCGGCGCGAGCCCCTGGCGGGCCTTCTGGCGCGTGGTCGTGCCCCTGACCATGCCGGGCATCGTCTCGGGGTGCATGCTCGTCTTCCTGCCGGCCATCGGCATGTTCTACGTGTCCGACGTGCTGGGCGGGGCCAAGGCCATGCTGCTGGGCAACTTCATCCGCGACCAGTTCCTGACCACCCGCGACTGGCCCCTGGGCGCTGCGGCCAGCGTGACCCTGACCGCGCTCATGGGCATCATGCTCCTGCTGTACTGGAAGAGCGCGGCCCGCCTGGGCCGGGAGGCGTCCTGA
- the potC gene encoding spermidine/putrescine ABC transporter permease PotC → MRTLRAVYACLVYLFLYLPLAVMVIYSFNDSRFSMAWKGFTLDWYAKLFGNTSLMQAALHSLLIAVLAATCSCILGTLIAMALHRWRFPSRKVIRTSLFVMMMSPDIVIGISLLVLFMALSLPLGFWTLLMAHVTLCVPFVAITVFGRLHGFDPHVVEAARDLGAGEYEVFRHVVLPMIFPAVLAGWFLSFTLSVDDVIISFFTTGPTFEVLPLRIYSMVRLGLKPEVNALCAIMILITVVAVMLSQRFLKEKP, encoded by the coding sequence ATGCGGACCCTGCGCGCCGTCTACGCCTGCCTGGTGTACCTCTTTCTGTACCTGCCCCTGGCCGTGATGGTCATCTATTCCTTCAACGACTCGCGCTTCTCCATGGCATGGAAGGGCTTCACCCTGGATTGGTACGCCAAGCTCTTCGGCAACACGAGCCTCATGCAGGCCGCCCTGCACTCGCTGCTCATCGCCGTCCTCGCGGCCACCTGCTCGTGCATCCTGGGCACCCTCATCGCCATGGCCCTGCACCGCTGGCGCTTCCCGTCGCGCAAGGTCATCCGTACCTCGCTCTTCGTCATGATGATGTCGCCGGACATCGTCATCGGCATCTCGCTCCTGGTCCTGTTCATGGCCCTGTCCCTGCCGCTCGGGTTCTGGACCCTGCTCATGGCCCACGTGACCCTGTGCGTGCCCTTCGTGGCCATCACGGTTTTCGGCCGGCTGCACGGCTTCGACCCGCACGTGGTGGAGGCGGCGCGGGATTTGGGAGCAGGGGAGTACGAGGTCTTCCGGCACGTGGTCCTGCCCATGATCTTCCCGGCGGTCCTGGCCGGGTGGTTCCTGAGCTTCACCCTGTCCGTGGACGACGTCATCATCAGTTTCTTCACCACCGGCCCGACCTTCGAGGTCCTGCCGCTGCGTATCTACTCCATGGTCCGACTTGGCCTCAAACCCGAGGTCAACGCCCTGTGCGCCATCATGATCCTCATAACCGTTGTGGCCGTCATGCTGTCGCAGCGCTTCCTCAAGGAGAAACCATGA
- a CDS encoding extracellular solute-binding protein — protein MKRLAFLALCLLLASQAMAASKELYVYNWSEYMPDSVLEDFTKETGIKVVMSTYDSNEALYAKVKMVDAKGYDLIVPSTDFVSRMRKEGLLQPIDKSKLSNFGNLDPKLLNQAFDPDNTYSVPYMWGSTVIAINAKDPAAASVTSFADLWKPELKGKILLPNDMRGVLGMGLKRLGYSLNETDPAKVGQACELLMPLMASVRVFDSDSPKQALLNNEVMAAVLWNGEAYIASGENPDIKFVYPAEGFSLWVDNLCIPKNAANVENAHIFIDYLLRPEVAAFICQEMGYSSPNLAAKDTLPEDVRTNALVYPPAEDMARGEFETDLGEAVKAYEQCWMKLKTE, from the coding sequence ATGAAACGTCTCGCCTTCCTCGCCCTCTGCCTGCTGCTGGCCTCCCAGGCCATGGCGGCCTCCAAGGAACTCTACGTCTACAACTGGTCGGAATACATGCCCGACAGCGTTCTGGAGGACTTCACGAAGGAGACCGGCATCAAGGTCGTCATGTCGACCTACGACAGCAACGAGGCCCTGTACGCCAAGGTCAAGATGGTCGACGCCAAGGGCTACGACCTCATCGTCCCCTCTACGGACTTCGTCTCCCGCATGCGCAAGGAGGGGCTGCTCCAGCCCATCGACAAGTCCAAGCTGTCCAACTTCGGCAACCTTGACCCCAAGCTTCTGAACCAGGCCTTCGACCCGGACAACACCTACAGCGTCCCCTACATGTGGGGCTCCACGGTCATCGCCATCAACGCCAAGGACCCGGCCGCCGCTTCGGTCACCTCCTTCGCCGACCTCTGGAAGCCCGAACTCAAGGGCAAGATCCTGCTGCCCAACGACATGCGCGGGGTGCTGGGCATGGGCCTCAAGCGCCTCGGGTACTCCCTGAACGAGACCGATCCGGCCAAGGTCGGCCAGGCCTGTGAGCTGCTCATGCCGCTGATGGCAAGCGTCCGCGTCTTCGATTCCGACTCCCCCAAGCAGGCCCTGCTGAACAACGAGGTCATGGCGGCGGTGCTGTGGAACGGCGAAGCCTACATCGCCTCCGGCGAGAACCCCGACATCAAGTTCGTCTACCCCGCGGAAGGCTTCAGCCTTTGGGTGGACAACCTCTGCATCCCCAAGAACGCGGCCAACGTCGAGAACGCCCACATCTTCATCGATTACCTCCTGCGGCCCGAGGTGGCTGCCTTCATTTGCCAGGAGATGGGCTACTCCTCCCCCAACCTGGCGGCCAAGGACACCCTGCCCGAGGACGTGCGCACCAACGCCCTCGTCTACCCGCCGGCCGAGGACATGGCCCGTGGCGAGTTCGAGACCGACCTCGGCGAGGCCGTCAAGGCCTACGAGCAATGCTGGATGAAGCTCAAGACCGAATAG
- a CDS encoding FmdB family zinc ribbon protein, whose amino-acid sequence MPIYEFQCKTCQFCFEEILPATHEDMPACPRCGSSENVVRLVSACAAQPGRQTESTCAPRGGFS is encoded by the coding sequence ATGCCCATCTATGAATTCCAATGCAAAACCTGCCAATTCTGTTTCGAGGAGATCCTTCCGGCCACACACGAGGACATGCCGGCGTGCCCGCGCTGCGGCTCGTCCGAAAACGTGGTCAGGCTGGTCTCGGCCTGCGCCGCGCAGCCCGGCCGGCAAACCGAGTCGACATGCGCCCCGCGGGGCGGCTTCTCCTGA